A stretch of Pseudomonas sp. 7SR1 DNA encodes these proteins:
- the greA gene encoding transcription elongation factor GreA, with protein MTKYPMTVQGARALEAELAHLTKVERPRLSQAIGEARELGDLKENAEYHAAREEQGMVEARIRDIEGRMQNAVIIDVTTIEHTGKVIFGTTVEIANVETDESVTYQIVGEDEADIKLGKISVGSPIARALIAKEEGDVVAVKTPGGVIEYEIVEVRHI; from the coding sequence ATAACCAAGTACCCCATGACCGTTCAGGGCGCTCGCGCCCTGGAAGCCGAGCTGGCCCACCTGACCAAGGTCGAGCGTCCGCGCTTGAGCCAGGCTATCGGTGAGGCCCGCGAATTGGGCGATCTCAAGGAAAACGCCGAATACCATGCCGCCCGCGAGGAACAGGGCATGGTCGAGGCGCGTATCCGGGATATCGAAGGCCGCATGCAGAACGCCGTGATCATCGACGTCACAACGATTGAGCATACGGGCAAGGTGATTTTCGGTACCACCGTGGAAATCGCCAACGTCGAAACCGATGAAAGCGTGACCTACCAGATCGTTGGTGAGGACGAAGCAGACATCAAGCTCGGCAAGATATCCGTTGGTTCGCCCATCGCCCGCGCCTTGATTGCCAAGGAGGAAGGGGATGTGGTCGCGGTAAAGACGCCGGGTGGCGTCATCGAGTACGAGATTGTCGAAGTCCGCCACATCTGA
- the folP gene encoding dihydropteroate synthase, producing the protein MTSVQSSTRLLCGNRVLDLARVHVMGILNVTPDSFSDGGRYSQLDAALRHAEGMVAAGATLIDVGGESTRPGARAVSPVEELERVAPIVERIHRELDVIISVDTSTPAVMRESARLGAGLINDVRALRRDGALDAAAATGLPVCLMHMLGEPGTMQDDPRYGDVTREVGEFLAERLKQCVAAGIPAEKIVLDPGFGFAKTLAHNLSLFKHMEALHALGRPLLVGVSRKSMIGNALGRPVGERLYGGLALAALAVTKGARLLRVHDVAETMDIVRMIAAVESAE; encoded by the coding sequence ATGACTTCTGTACAGTCCTCGACCCGGTTGCTTTGCGGCAACCGGGTTCTTGATTTGGCCCGTGTGCATGTCATGGGCATTCTCAATGTCACCCCCGATTCCTTTTCCGATGGTGGCCGATACAGCCAGCTCGATGCTGCGCTGCGGCATGCCGAAGGCATGGTGGCGGCCGGCGCGACGCTGATCGATGTTGGCGGCGAATCGACCCGGCCGGGCGCACGAGCCGTCTCGCCCGTCGAAGAGCTGGAGCGGGTGGCGCCGATTGTCGAACGCATCCATCGCGAACTTGATGTCATAATTTCGGTCGATACGTCCACGCCGGCGGTCATGCGCGAAAGCGCGCGACTTGGGGCGGGGCTGATCAATGACGTCCGCGCCTTGCGGCGCGATGGAGCCCTGGATGCCGCGGCGGCTACCGGCCTGCCGGTGTGCCTGATGCATATGCTCGGCGAGCCCGGAACCATGCAGGACGATCCTCGTTATGGTGACGTGACCCGGGAGGTGGGCGAGTTCCTCGCGGAACGCCTGAAGCAGTGCGTCGCGGCGGGTATCCCTGCCGAAAAGATCGTGCTGGATCCCGGGTTCGGTTTTGCCAAGACCTTGGCTCACAACCTGAGCCTGTTCAAGCACATGGAGGCATTGCATGCCCTGGGGCGGCCGTTGTTGGTCGGCGTCTCGCGAAAGAGCATGATAGGCAATGCCCTGGGTCGACCGGTGGGAGAGCGCCTGTATGGCGGTCTTGCGCTCGCGGCCCTGGCTGTTACAAAAGGCGCGCGCCTGCTGCGGGTGCATGATGTGGCCGAAACGATGGATATCGTACGGATGATCGCAGCGGTGGAATCAGCCGAATAA
- the ftsH gene encoding ATP-dependent zinc metalloprotease FtsH, producing MAKNLILWLIIAAVLVTVMNNFSSPNEPQTLNYSDFIQQVKDGKVERVAVDGYVITGKRTDGDSFKTIRPAIQDNGLIGDLVDNHVVVEGKQPEQQSIWTQLLVASFPILVIIAVFMFFMRQMQGGAGGKGGPMSFGKSKARLLSEDQVKTTLADVAGCDEAKEEVGELVEFLRDPGKFQRLGGRIPRGVLMVGPPGTGKTLLAKAIAGEAKVPFFTISGSDFVEMFVGVGASRVRDMFEQAKKHAPCIIFIDEIDAVGRHRGAGMGGGHDEREQTLNQLLVEMDGFEMNDGIIVIAATNRPDVLDPALLRPGRFDRQVVVGLPDIRGREQILKVHMRKVPMGDDVAPAVIARGTPGFSGADLANLVNEASLFAARSGKRVVEMKEFELAKDKIMMGAERKTMVMSEKEKRNTAYHEAGHAIVGRVVPEHDPVYKVSIIPRGRALGVTMFLPEEDRYSLSKRALISQICSLYGGRIAEEMTLGFDGVTTGASNDIMRASQIARNMVTKWGLSEKLGPLMYAEEEGEVFLGRGGTGQHASFSGDTAKLIDSEVRSIIDQCYGTAKQILTDNRDKLDAMADALMKYETIDAEQIDDIMAGRPPREPRDWSGGTGTPGTPPAVQGERPETPIGGPAADV from the coding sequence ATGGCAAAGAATCTGATCCTGTGGTTGATCATCGCCGCTGTCCTTGTGACGGTGATGAACAACTTCTCCAGCCCTAACGAGCCGCAGACCCTCAACTATTCCGACTTCATTCAGCAGGTCAAGGATGGCAAGGTCGAGCGCGTTGCCGTCGATGGCTATGTGATCACCGGCAAGCGTACCGATGGCGACAGCTTCAAGACCATTCGTCCGGCCATCCAGGACAATGGCCTGATCGGCGACCTGGTGGACAACCATGTCGTGGTCGAAGGCAAGCAGCCTGAGCAGCAAAGTATCTGGACCCAGCTCCTGGTAGCCAGCTTCCCGATCCTGGTGATCATCGCGGTGTTCATGTTCTTCATGCGCCAGATGCAGGGCGGTGCCGGAGGCAAGGGCGGGCCGATGAGCTTTGGCAAGAGCAAGGCGCGCCTGCTTTCCGAAGACCAGGTCAAGACCACGCTGGCTGACGTCGCTGGTTGTGACGAAGCCAAGGAAGAAGTCGGCGAGCTGGTGGAATTCCTTCGTGATCCGGGCAAGTTCCAGCGCCTGGGTGGCCGCATCCCTCGTGGCGTGCTGATGGTCGGCCCGCCCGGTACCGGCAAGACCTTGCTGGCCAAGGCGATTGCCGGCGAAGCCAAGGTGCCGTTCTTCACGATTTCCGGCTCCGACTTCGTCGAGATGTTCGTCGGCGTGGGTGCCAGCCGTGTTCGCGACATGTTCGAACAGGCCAAGAAGCATGCGCCATGCATCATCTTCATCGACGAAATCGACGCCGTTGGTCGCCACCGTGGCGCCGGCATGGGTGGCGGTCACGATGAACGCGAGCAGACCCTCAACCAGTTGCTGGTGGAGATGGATGGCTTCGAAATGAACGACGGCATCATCGTGATTGCCGCGACCAACCGTCCTGACGTGCTCGACCCCGCACTGTTGCGTCCAGGCCGCTTCGACCGCCAGGTCGTGGTAGGGCTGCCGGATATTCGTGGTCGGGAGCAGATCCTCAAGGTTCACATGCGCAAGGTGCCAATGGGTGACGACGTTGCTCCTGCGGTCATCGCTCGCGGCACGCCGGGCTTCTCCGGTGCCGACCTGGCCAACCTGGTGAACGAGGCGTCGTTGTTCGCCGCCCGCTCCGGCAAGCGCGTCGTGGAAATGAAGGAATTCGAGCTGGCCAAGGACAAGATCATGATGGGCGCCGAGCGCAAGACCATGGTCATGTCGGAAAAGGAAAAGCGCAACACCGCCTATCACGAGGCGGGGCATGCCATCGTGGGCCGGGTGGTGCCTGAGCACGATCCCGTCTACAAGGTTTCGATCATCCCCCGTGGTCGTGCGCTGGGCGTGACCATGTTCCTGCCGGAAGAGGATCGCTACAGCCTGTCCAAGCGTGCCTTGATCAGCCAGATCTGTTCGTTGTACGGCGGTCGTATCGCCGAGGAAATGACCCTGGGCTTCGATGGTGTGACCACCGGGGCGTCCAACGACATCATGCGTGCCAGCCAGATTGCCCGGAACATGGTCACCAAGTGGGGCCTGTCCGAAAAGCTGGGGCCTCTGATGTATGCGGAAGAAGAGGGCGAGGTGTTCCTCGGTCGTGGTGGTACCGGCCAGCACGCCAGTTTCTCGGGTGATACCGCCAAGCTGATCGACTCCGAAGTACGCAGCATCATCGACCAGTGCTACGGCACCGCCAAGCAGATCCTTACGGACAACCGTGACAAGCTTGATGCCATGGCCGATGCGTTGATGAAATATGAAACCATCGATGCCGAGCAGATCGACGACATCATGGCGGGCCGTCCTCCTCGTGAACCTCGCGACTGGTCGGGTGGTACCGGTACTCCAGGTACTCCTCCAGCGGTACAGGGCGAGCGCCCGGAAACACCGATCGGTGGTCCGGCTGCTGATGTCTAA
- the rlmE gene encoding 23S rRNA (uridine(2552)-2'-O)-methyltransferase RlmE: MARSKTSQNWLKEHFNDPYVKMAQKDGYRSRASYKLLEIQEKDRLIRPGMTVIDLGAAPGGWSQVTSRLIGGQGRLIASDILEMDSIPDVTFIQGDFTEDAVLAKILEAVGNTQVDLVISDMAPNMSGLAAVDMPRAMFLSELALDLAGRVLRPGGDFLIKVFQGEGFDEYHKGIRKLFDKVQMRKPLSSRDRSREQYLLARGFRGIEGSASDERL; this comes from the coding sequence GTGGCCCGTTCCAAGACTAGCCAGAACTGGCTCAAAGAGCATTTCAACGATCCATACGTCAAGATGGCGCAGAAAGACGGCTATCGCTCGCGTGCCAGCTACAAGCTGCTGGAAATCCAGGAAAAGGACCGGCTCATCCGTCCCGGCATGACCGTGATCGACCTCGGCGCGGCGCCTGGTGGGTGGTCCCAGGTGACCAGTCGTCTGATTGGCGGGCAAGGTCGCTTGATCGCTTCCGACATCCTGGAGATGGACAGCATCCCCGATGTGACCTTCATCCAGGGCGATTTCACAGAAGACGCCGTGCTGGCGAAAATCCTGGAGGCCGTCGGAAATACGCAGGTGGACCTTGTGATTTCCGATATGGCCCCCAATATGAGTGGATTGGCGGCTGTCGACATGCCCCGTGCGATGTTTCTCAGCGAACTGGCCCTGGATCTCGCCGGGCGGGTTCTGCGTCCAGGCGGTGATTTTCTGATCAAGGTCTTCCAGGGCGAAGGCTTCGACGAATACCACAAGGGCATCCGCAAGTTGTTCGACAAGGTGCAGATGCGCAAGCCATTGTCGTCTCGCGACCGCTCCCGCGAACAGTATCTGTTGGCGCGTGGCTTCCGCGGGATCGAGGGTTCGGCCAGCGATGAGCGTCTTTGA
- a CDS encoding MFS transporter — MLWQLTQMLWVGGLWLLHIGMLPVLGRIGLAPLLIDEIAGMLTLLLVIFSAVCVVFQALVLVQVEGLSSLWRDIRGQLLLMALYACGMFFAVRLGWPDASRWQVFSYLVLGFSGLVLVLQPVPGWSGRVREAHP, encoded by the coding sequence ATGCTTTGGCAGCTGACCCAGATGTTATGGGTGGGCGGCCTCTGGTTGCTGCACATCGGTATGCTGCCGGTGCTGGGTCGGATCGGCCTGGCGCCGCTGCTGATCGATGAAATAGCTGGCATGCTGACGCTGCTGCTGGTCATCTTCTCGGCAGTGTGTGTCGTATTCCAGGCCTTGGTACTGGTTCAGGTCGAGGGCCTTTCGAGCCTATGGCGCGACATTCGTGGGCAGTTGCTGCTCATGGCGCTGTATGCGTGCGGGATGTTCTTCGCGGTGCGTCTCGGCTGGCCGGATGCGAGTCGGTGGCAGGTATTCAGTTACCTGGTGCTGGGTTTCTCTGGCTTGGTGCTGGTGCTGCAGCCGGTTCCGGGGTGGAGCGGCAGGGTACGCGAAGCGCACCCTTGA
- the dapB gene encoding 4-hydroxy-tetrahydrodipicolinate reductase: MRRIAVMGAAGRMGKALVEAVQQRSPLSGLTAAIVRPDSTLVGADAGELASLGRIGVPMSGGLEKVLDEFDVLIDFTLPDVMLKNLAVCRKHGKAMVIGTTGLDAAQKQLLADAGKDIPIVFAANFSVGVNLSLKLLDLTARVLGDDADIEIIEAHHRHKIDAPSGTALRMGEVIADALGRDLQEVAVYGRQGHTGARERDTIGFATVRGGDVVGDHTVLFATEGERLEITHKASSRMTFAKGAVRAALWLDGREPGLYDMQDVLDLR, translated from the coding sequence ATGCGACGTATAGCTGTGATGGGCGCTGCAGGGCGCATGGGCAAGGCGTTGGTCGAGGCCGTGCAGCAGCGTTCGCCGCTCTCGGGGCTGACGGCGGCCATCGTTCGGCCTGACAGCACCCTGGTGGGGGCTGATGCCGGTGAACTGGCCTCCCTTGGGCGTATCGGTGTCCCGATGTCCGGTGGCCTGGAAAAGGTGCTGGACGAGTTCGATGTCCTGATCGATTTCACGCTGCCGGATGTCATGCTGAAGAACCTCGCCGTCTGCCGCAAGCACGGTAAGGCCATGGTCATCGGTACCACTGGCCTGGATGCCGCGCAGAAGCAATTGCTCGCGGATGCTGGCAAGGATATTCCGATCGTGTTCGCGGCGAACTTCAGCGTCGGCGTGAACCTGTCGCTGAAATTGCTTGACCTGACCGCTCGCGTGCTGGGGGATGATGCGGATATCGAAATCATCGAGGCGCATCACCGGCACAAGATCGATGCACCATCGGGCACCGCCTTGCGCATGGGGGAAGTGATTGCCGATGCGCTGGGGCGTGACCTGCAGGAAGTGGCGGTCTATGGGCGCCAGGGGCACACCGGCGCGCGGGAGCGGGACACCATCGGTTTCGCGACCGTGCGTGGCGGGGATGTGGTAGGTGACCATACCGTGCTGTTCGCCACCGAAGGCGAGCGCCTGGAAATCACCCATAAGGCTTCCAGTCGGATGACATTCGCCAAGGGCGCCGTGCGTGCCGCGCTGTGGCTGGATGGGCGCGAGCCTGGGCTGTACGACATGCAGGACGTCCTCGACCTGCGTTGA
- a CDS encoding YhbY family RNA-binding protein yields MPLTQEQKKQYKSIGHHLKPVLTVADNGLTEGVLAELERALSDHELIKIKLNILDREARLAAIAELCKAGKADLVQVIGKMALIYRKNFSVNKQLSNVHRFK; encoded by the coding sequence ATGCCGCTCACTCAAGAGCAGAAGAAACAATACAAATCCATTGGCCACCATCTGAAACCGGTTTTGACTGTGGCTGACAACGGTTTGACTGAAGGTGTACTGGCCGAGCTGGAACGCGCCCTGAGCGATCATGAGCTGATCAAGATCAAGCTCAACATCCTCGATCGCGAAGCCCGCCTGGCTGCCATCGCTGAACTGTGCAAGGCCGGCAAGGCCGACCTGGTGCAGGTCATCGGCAAGATGGCGTTGATTTATCGCAAGAATTTCAGCGTCAACAAGCAACTGTCGAACGTTCACCGCTTCAAGTAA
- the carA gene encoding glutamine-hydrolyzing carbamoyl-phosphate synthase small subunit, with product MTKPAILALADGSIFRGEAIGADGQTVGEVVFNTAMTGYQEILTDPSYAQQIVTLTYPHIGNTGTTPEDAESDRVWSAGLVIRDLPLVASNWRNTMSLSDYLKANNVVAIAGIDTRRLTRILREKGAQDGCIMAGDNICEEAAIAAAQGFPGLKGMDLAKVVSTKQQYEWRSSVWDLKIDGHPTIEASELPYHVVAYDYGVKLNILRMLVARGCRVTVVPAQTPAADVLALKPDGVFLSNGPGDPEPCDYAIQAIKDVLETEIPVFGICLGHQLLALASGAKTLKMGHGHHGANHPVQDLDTGVVMITSQNHGFAVDEATLPANVRAIHKSLFDGTLQGIERTDKSAFSFQGHPEASPGPNDVAPLFDRFINEMAKRR from the coding sequence TTGACTAAGCCAGCCATACTCGCCCTTGCTGATGGCAGCATTTTTCGCGGCGAAGCCATTGGAGCCGACGGTCAGACCGTTGGTGAGGTGGTGTTTAACACCGCAATGACCGGCTATCAGGAAATTCTTACCGATCCTTCCTACGCCCAGCAGATCGTTACCCTGACTTACCCGCACATCGGCAACACCGGCACCACGCCGGAAGACGCCGAGTCCGATCGTGTCTGGTCCGCCGGCCTGGTCATCCGTGACCTGCCGCTGGTAGCGAGCAACTGGCGTAACACCATGTCCCTGTCCGACTACCTGAAAGCCAACAACGTCGTGGCGATCGCTGGAATCGACACCCGTCGCCTGACTCGCATCCTCCGGGAAAAAGGCGCGCAGGACGGCTGCATCATGGCCGGAGACAACATTTGCGAAGAAGCGGCCATCGCCGCCGCCCAAGGCTTCCCTGGCCTGAAGGGCATGGACCTGGCCAAGGTGGTCAGCACCAAGCAGCAGTACGAGTGGCGCTCCTCGGTCTGGGACCTGAAGATCGACGGCCATCCGACGATCGAAGCGTCCGAATTGCCGTACCACGTCGTTGCATACGACTACGGCGTCAAGCTGAACATCCTGCGTATGCTCGTGGCGCGCGGCTGCCGTGTGACCGTGGTCCCGGCGCAGACCCCGGCGGCCGACGTCCTGGCCCTCAAGCCCGACGGTGTGTTCCTGTCCAACGGCCCGGGCGACCCCGAGCCTTGCGACTATGCAATCCAGGCGATCAAGGATGTGCTGGAAACCGAGATTCCGGTCTTCGGCATCTGCCTCGGTCACCAGTTGCTGGCCCTGGCCTCGGGCGCCAAGACGCTGAAGATGGGCCACGGCCATCATGGCGCCAACCACCCGGTCCAGGACCTGGATACCGGTGTCGTGATGATCACCAGCCAGAACCACGGCTTCGCCGTGGACGAAGCGACCCTGCCGGCCAATGTGCGGGCAATCCACAAGTCGCTGTTCGATGGCACGCTGCAAGGTATCGAGCGAACCGACAAGAGCGCCTTCAGCTTCCAGGGCCACCCTGAAGCCAGCCCGGGCCCGAACGATGTGGCTCCGCTGTTCGATCGCTTCATCAATGAAATGGCCAAGCGACGCTGA
- the carB gene encoding carbamoyl-phosphate synthase large subunit: MPKRTDIKSILILGAGPIVIGQACEFDYSGAQACKALREEGYRVILVNSNPATIMTDPAMADATYIEPIKWQTVAKIIEKERPDALLPTMGGQTALNCALDLEREGVLEKFGVEMIGANADTIDKAEDRSRFDKAMKSIGLECPRSGIAHSMEEANAVLERLGFPCIIRPSFTMGGTGGGIAYNREEFEEICSRGLDLSPTKELLIDESLIGWKEYEMEVVRDKKDNCIIVCSIENFDPMGVHTGDSITVAPAQTLTDKEYQILRNASLAVLREIGVETGGSNVQFGICPNTGRMVVIEMNPRVSRSSALASKATGFPIAKVAAKLAVGYTLDELSNDITGGKTPASFEPSIDYVVTKLPRFAFEKFAKADARLTTQMKSVGEVMAIGRTFQESLQKALRGLEVGVCGLDPKVDLNNPESMSELKRELTVPGAERIWYVADAFRAGMTVEQIFGMNMIDPWFLVQIEDLVKEEEKVKTLGMSSIDRDTMFRLKRKGFSDMRLAKLLGVTEKSLRAHRHKLEVFPVYKRVDTCAAEFATDTAYLYSTYEEECEAAPSGRDKIMILGGGPNRIGQGIEFDYCCVHAALALRDDGYETIMVNCNPETVSTDYDTSDRLYFEPVTLEDVLEIVRVEKPKGVIVQYGGQTPLKLARALEAAGVPIIGTSPDAIDRAEDRERFQQMVERLNLRQPPNATVRSEDEAIRAAAKIGYPLVVRPSYVLGGRAMEIVYQEEELKRYLREAVQVSNDSPVLLDHFLNCAIEMDVDAVCDGKDVVIGAIMQHIEQAGVHSGDSACSLPPYSLPAHLQDEMREQVKKMALELGVVGLMNVQLALQGEDIYVIEVNPRASRTVPFVSKCIGVSLAMIAARVMAGKTLAELNFTKEIIPNFYSVKEAVFPFAKFPGVDPILGPEMKSTGEVMGVGDTFGEAFAKAQMGASEVLPTGGTAFISVRNDDKPLVAGVARDLINLGFEVVATAGTAKVIEAAGLKVRRVNKVTEGRPHVVDMIKNDEVTLIINTTEGRQSIADSYSIRRNALQHKIYCTTTIAAGEAICEALKFGPEKTVRRLQDLHAGLKA; encoded by the coding sequence ATGCCAAAACGTACAGACATAAAAAGCATCCTGATTCTCGGCGCTGGCCCGATCGTCATCGGCCAGGCCTGCGAGTTCGACTATTCCGGCGCCCAGGCCTGCAAGGCCCTGCGCGAGGAGGGCTACCGCGTCATCCTGGTGAACTCCAACCCGGCCACCATCATGACCGACCCGGCCATGGCCGACGCCACCTATATCGAGCCGATCAAGTGGCAGACCGTTGCCAAGATCATCGAAAAGGAGCGCCCGGACGCGCTGTTGCCGACCATGGGTGGCCAGACCGCGCTGAACTGCGCCCTGGACCTCGAGCGTGAAGGCGTCCTGGAGAAGTTCGGTGTGGAAATGATCGGCGCCAATGCCGACACCATCGACAAGGCCGAAGACCGCTCGCGTTTCGACAAGGCGATGAAATCCATCGGCCTGGAATGCCCGCGCTCGGGCATCGCCCACAGCATGGAAGAAGCCAACGCCGTGCTGGAGCGCCTCGGTTTCCCTTGCATCATCCGTCCCTCCTTCACCATGGGTGGCACAGGTGGTGGCATCGCTTACAACCGTGAAGAATTCGAAGAGATCTGCTCCCGTGGCCTGGACCTGTCGCCGACCAAGGAACTGCTGATCGACGAATCGCTGATCGGCTGGAAAGAGTACGAGATGGAAGTGGTCCGCGACAAAAAGGACAACTGCATCATCGTCTGCTCCATCGAAAACTTCGACCCGATGGGTGTGCACACCGGTGACTCGATCACCGTCGCGCCGGCCCAGACCCTGACCGACAAAGAATACCAGATCCTGCGTAACGCCTCCCTGGCGGTACTGCGCGAGATCGGCGTGGAAACCGGCGGTTCCAACGTCCAGTTCGGCATCTGCCCGAACACAGGCCGGATGGTGGTCATCGAGATGAACCCGCGGGTGTCCCGTTCGTCGGCCCTGGCCTCCAAGGCGACCGGCTTCCCGATCGCCAAGGTCGCCGCCAAGCTGGCCGTCGGCTACACCCTGGACGAGTTGTCGAACGACATCACCGGCGGCAAGACCCCGGCATCCTTCGAACCGTCCATCGACTACGTCGTTACCAAGCTGCCACGTTTCGCCTTCGAGAAATTCGCCAAGGCCGACGCCCGCCTGACGACCCAGATGAAGTCGGTGGGTGAAGTCATGGCCATCGGCCGGACGTTCCAGGAATCCCTGCAGAAAGCGCTTCGTGGCCTGGAAGTGGGTGTTTGCGGTCTCGATCCGAAGGTCGACCTGAACAACCCGGAAAGCATGAGCGAGCTCAAGCGCGAGCTGACCGTGCCGGGTGCCGAGCGTATCTGGTACGTGGCCGACGCCTTCCGTGCCGGCATGACCGTCGAGCAGATCTTCGGCATGAACATGATCGATCCATGGTTCCTGGTGCAGATCGAAGATCTGGTCAAGGAAGAGGAGAAGGTCAAGACCCTGGGCATGTCCAGTATCGACCGCGATACCATGTTCCGCCTCAAGCGCAAGGGTTTCTCCGACATGCGCCTGGCCAAGCTGCTGGGTGTGACCGAGAAGAGCCTGCGTGCGCATCGCCACAAGCTCGAAGTGTTCCCGGTCTACAAGCGCGTCGACACTTGCGCCGCCGAATTCGCCACCGACACCGCCTACCTGTACTCCACGTACGAGGAAGAGTGCGAGGCGGCGCCATCGGGCCGTGACAAGATCATGATCCTGGGCGGCGGTCCGAACCGGATCGGCCAGGGTATCGAGTTCGACTATTGCTGCGTACACGCCGCACTGGCCCTGCGCGACGATGGGTATGAGACCATCATGGTCAACTGCAACCCGGAAACCGTATCCACCGACTACGACACCTCCGATCGCCTGTACTTCGAGCCAGTGACCCTGGAAGACGTGCTGGAAATCGTTCGCGTCGAGAAGCCAAAGGGCGTGATCGTCCAGTATGGCGGCCAGACGCCGCTGAAACTGGCCCGTGCCCTGGAGGCCGCCGGCGTGCCGATCATCGGTACCAGCCCGGATGCGATCGACCGCGCCGAAGACCGTGAGCGCTTCCAGCAGATGGTCGAGCGCCTGAACCTGCGTCAGCCACCTAACGCCACCGTGCGCAGCGAAGATGAAGCGATTCGTGCTGCCGCCAAGATCGGTTATCCGCTGGTGGTGCGTCCATCCTATGTACTGGGCGGTCGGGCGATGGAAATCGTCTATCAAGAGGAAGAGCTCAAGCGCTACCTGCGCGAAGCGGTCCAGGTGTCCAACGACAGCCCGGTGCTGCTGGACCATTTCCTCAACTGCGCCATCGAAATGGACGTGGATGCGGTCTGTGACGGCAAGGACGTGGTGATCGGCGCGATCATGCAGCACATCGAGCAGGCTGGCGTTCACTCCGGCGACTCGGCCTGTTCGCTGCCGCCGTACTCGTTGCCGGCGCACCTGCAGGACGAAATGCGCGAGCAGGTCAAGAAAATGGCCCTGGAACTGGGTGTGGTCGGCCTGATGAACGTGCAGCTGGCGCTTCAGGGCGAAGACATCTACGTCATCGAGGTCAACCCGCGCGCGTCCCGTACCGTGCCGTTCGTGTCCAAGTGCATCGGTGTTTCCCTGGCGATGATCGCGGCGCGCGTCATGGCCGGCAAGACCCTGGCCGAACTGAACTTCACCAAGGAAATCATTCCGAACTTCTATAGCGTGAAAGAGGCGGTGTTCCCATTCGCCAAATTCCCTGGTGTGGACCCGATCCTCGGCCCGGAAATGAAGTCCACCGGTGAAGTGATGGGGGTGGGCGACACCTTCGGCGAGGCTTTCGCCAAGGCCCAGATGGGCGCCAGCGAAGTCCTGCCAACAGGCGGCACGGCGTTCATCAGCGTGCGTAATGACGACAAGCCACTGGTTGCAGGCGTGGCCCGTGATCTGATCAACTTGGGCTTCGAAGTGGTTGCCACTGCCGGTACCGCCAAAGTGATCGAGGCGGCGGGCCTGAAAGTGCGCCGCGTGAACAAGGTGACCGAAGGGCGTCCGCATGTGGTCGACATGATCAAGAATGACGAAGTCACGCTGATCATCAACACCACTGAGGGTCGCCAGTCGATCGCCGATTCCTATTCCATTCGTCGCAATGCACTGCAGCACAAGATCTATTGCACAACGACCATTGCTGCGGGCGAAGCGATCTGCGAAGCGCTCAAGTTCGGTCCCGAGAAGACCGTGCGCCGCTTGCAGGATCTACATGCAGGATTGAAGGCATGA